A stretch of the Peribacillus sp. ACCC06369 genome encodes the following:
- a CDS encoding helix-turn-helix transcriptional regulator produces MIQTLQTKFLNVMKTVFPDYPQIYVDWKMDINHLMSGQDDYQPSQTLKAFFVILDSLVKDYELKFENMEQWVDDYIEEIRNFVLPYIQTVEEENSPSSPKSNNREVINALLNQNFAESGSALLFHKLRETISKNEFDIATEIPTARIAERALEATAQVRAENDYLMMKSNVAIEQWKNLTSQAITSMDDLTADIFDIVSILWMQQATHKDQMIHFHTDDALNLRRLQGRKEDLDGYQMSYRKKERDDIMKRLAALTTIWIRIEKENLRFINEDQGDFEEIGQVQFNPLFLVDSVTVAYRGDNPIGIYECSIRPGELLANFLYGSQRSSGLLALKTLEYHPIKQKYHKRLSRYLSWQWRIRQKSADYLRAYLIGGDKGLLKVMDLDVNPRYGSRIKEQFEEILDTLQQDGIIKGWSYKENNLEKQIEQERNWFANTWLKARVQIIPPNEITGMEDYQDLLLIEDQDYDTENLLTMLKGMTDREAVATREMVEEKQVSPETINKERIDRGLSILEAAKEMGISHSTLSRYERNLIKRPYTVSLDKMKEWLNAK; encoded by the coding sequence ATGATACAAACCCTGCAAACTAAATTTTTGAATGTCATGAAAACGGTTTTTCCAGATTATCCTCAAATCTATGTTGATTGGAAAATGGATATCAATCATCTTATGTCAGGTCAAGATGATTACCAGCCTAGCCAAACATTAAAAGCATTTTTTGTGATTTTGGATAGCTTGGTGAAAGATTATGAATTGAAATTCGAGAATATGGAACAATGGGTCGATGATTACATAGAAGAAATTAGAAATTTTGTACTTCCATACATACAGACAGTAGAAGAAGAGAATTCACCCAGTTCTCCAAAGTCTAACAACAGGGAAGTGATAAATGCCCTGTTGAATCAAAATTTTGCCGAGTCCGGTTCGGCCTTGTTATTTCACAAATTAAGGGAGACCATCAGTAAAAATGAATTCGACATTGCTACTGAGATTCCTACTGCAAGAATTGCGGAAAGAGCGTTAGAGGCGACGGCTCAAGTTAGGGCAGAAAATGATTATCTGATGATGAAATCGAATGTAGCCATTGAACAATGGAAAAACCTCACCTCTCAAGCTATCACGTCGATGGATGACTTAACCGCAGACATTTTTGATATTGTCTCTATTCTTTGGATGCAACAGGCTACTCATAAGGACCAAATGATTCATTTCCATACAGATGACGCTTTGAATTTAAGGAGATTGCAAGGGAGGAAGGAAGATTTAGACGGCTACCAAATGTCTTACCGGAAAAAAGAGCGCGATGATATCATGAAAAGATTGGCCGCACTCACAACGATATGGATCAGAATTGAAAAAGAGAATTTGAGGTTCATCAATGAGGATCAGGGAGATTTTGAAGAAATTGGACAAGTGCAGTTCAATCCCTTGTTTTTGGTGGATAGCGTGACTGTAGCCTACCGGGGGGATAACCCGATTGGTATTTATGAATGTAGCATTCGCCCGGGGGAATTGCTTGCCAACTTCTTGTACGGTTCCCAAAGAAGCAGTGGGCTTCTTGCATTAAAGACTCTCGAATACCATCCAATTAAGCAAAAGTACCATAAACGGTTATCCAGGTACTTGTCCTGGCAATGGAGAATTCGCCAGAAGAGTGCGGATTATCTTAGGGCTTATCTTATCGGGGGAGATAAAGGTCTTTTAAAAGTCATGGATTTGGACGTGAACCCGAGATATGGTTCAAGGATTAAGGAACAATTTGAAGAAATATTGGATACTCTGCAGCAAGATGGAATAATTAAAGGTTGGAGCTATAAGGAAAACAATCTTGAGAAGCAAATAGAGCAGGAGAGAAATTGGTTCGCTAACACCTGGTTAAAGGCTCGTGTCCAAATCATCCCACCTAATGAAATCACGGGAATGGAAGATTACCAGGATTTATTATTGATTGAGGATCAGGACTATGACACAGAAAATTTATTAACTATGTTGAAGGGTATGACGGACAGGGAGGCTGTTGCAACTAGGGAGATGGTTGAAGAAAAACAGGTTTCCCCTGAGACGATTAATAAGGAAAGAATCGACCGGGGATTAAGCATTTTAGAGGCTGCTAAGGAAATGGGAATATCCCATAGTACCTTGTCCCGATATGAAAGGAATTTAATTAAGCGTCCATATACAGTCAGCTTAGATAAAATGAAAGAGTGGTTAAACGCAAAATAA